The DNA window GATGAAAGATCGATTCTGTGCCCTTCTTCTGTGAAGTCACAATCCCGATTGTTTTCAAAATGCTGATATGTTTGGAAAGCGTTGATTTATCGATATCGAAATATTCCAATAATTCTGAAAAGGATTTGTCGTTATCTTTGAGCAACTCGATCACGATCAGTCGAACGGG is part of the Candidatus Cloacimonadota bacterium genome and encodes:
- a CDS encoding winged helix-turn-helix transcriptional regulator yields the protein MITYKEAEIRSEVIKAMAHPVRLIVIELLKDNDKSFSELLEYFDIDKSTLSKHISILKTIGIVTSQKKGTESIFHLQVPCVTQFFTCVTAVIEDKIKQQQSCLCSVG